Genomic window (Geotrypetes seraphini chromosome 6, aGeoSer1.1, whole genome shotgun sequence):
ataaataaatatgcatgtatGTATACAGTTAGAGGGGTAtgatcaaaaaaagcgtctaagtccccttttggcctaagtccttaaatattcaacgcagaagcagggaaagtgtccataaccaaaacaaacgtccttgttttgattatggccttcctctgcctaaacgcccaatctccactacgtctacaagtacacctacacgacatctacactttttagccataatgaaacaaaaaaacgcctaagccccaaatgtccaacagaagggcttttaggcgaaggaggagcaagtccttcgcctaaaagctggattctgtaaccggtgtctgtcaaaaacaacaccggttacagaatccctcccccccaaacatccaggcaggagggtgcccaagccctcctgccatgtcgaaccgcgacccccccctcccgacaacatcggggcaagagccctcttgccccggccaaccgcgacacccccgacgatatcggggcaagagggagcccaagctctcttgccccgccgattaacatcgggccaggagagagcccaagctctcctggccccggcgaccccccccccccccgcgtctcgatcgggccaggagggaggccaagccctcctggccccggcgaccccctacccccaccccacactacattacgggcaggagggatcccaggcctccctgccctcgacgcaacccctcctccccccaacgaccaacccccgatcgccccccagCCCACCCGCAATCCCCCGGccaaccccatgaccccccacctttttgcaagttggccggacagaagggtgccaaacccgcctgtccggcaggcagtcaacagcagaatggggccggatttgcccagccgtcccaaagccccacccacaggtggggcccaaggcacctgggccaatcagaataggcccgggagccttaggcccctcctggaggtagggcctgaggcacatgggcccaacccggcctCAGGCCTCAgacaacctgtaaatgttttggttatacctgttgtacgcctagatgtaggtcggcccacctcccgtcctttcccctcctctaaacacacctcttttctctctgtgcgtctagaggcaggggaaaggcctaagctgtttttaggtacgtctaaaaaccagctttggttatgggtacttggacgatcaggctttttgatcgtccaagtagccatttaggacactttttagacgtggtttttttttttttttattattacccccttagcATACACATATTTGATAGTTACTACAGGATGCTAGATATGCTATTTTAAGCTTTGGTGGCAAGAATTATTGCCTAATGGAGAACAGTAAAATGGCCCCTTGATTTGGTCACTGTGATGGCTGAATATTGAGCATATTTGTAGTAATAGCATAttctttaaataaaatatttgtgTGAATGGAGCTTGTCTCTCACACCAACACAATTAGTACTAGATGAAAGCCTATAGATAATTATATGGAATAACTTTCtctaaaggaaaaaaattaaacaaatagaAAGGTATAGAAGCTGGAACAGGTGTTGGTGTACGAGTCTGAGAAAAGTTCACCAGGAAAGGTTAGATATCATGGACAGACTTGAAAAAGATTTGGGCACCTCTCCCTAAGGGCAACCTTCTTACCCCTCTTTTTAAGGTAGTCCTTCCAGTACTGTATAAAACAAAAGAACTTCAACATACATCATGTTCATTTTTAGGCAATCCAAATCATAAATAAAGGAGATGATGGCGGTAGCGTCTACCAGACTGTCAACATCAACAAGCAAGTGAATGTTGCTGTTTTCAATTTGTATTCTGGGCGGCACTCATCCAATGCTGTCTTTGACTACAACCAAGTAAGTACCAGATATATGTGATCAATTCTGAAACCACAAGATTGGAAGAGAACCTCAAGAGATCATCAACGCCATTCCCAAGCAGAATAACCTCTCGTACATCTTTTCAGAGAGAATTGTTTGTCTAGCTTGCTCtatgcagtggttctcaaccctgtcctagggaccccccagccagtcagtttttcaagatatccctaatgaatatgcatgagagagatttgcatacatgtcacttccattatatgcaaatctctctcataaatattcattagggatatcttgaaaacccaactggctaggggGTCCCCAGcacagggttgagaaccagtgCTCTACAATATAATATCAAGTAATAGAGCAGAGGATGCTAGTCCTAAGAAGTATCGTAAACATCTCATAGATCATGTTAAGGGTCCTTTCCATACCTACTAACGAACATTATGCTCAATCATGGTGCTcatttccacagtggtcaatcatAGTATTGCTACTTGATAGTGATTATCTCAACCGACTATTGCTGAAAAGTTGTGTCAAGATGATTAATTGATTTAACACACTTATATCCTGCGTAaaacctaagtggattacaaaatatatacataaacaATAACATAGTATAACATTTATTCATCCTGTATCCATATTTACCCAACAGACAATACTCTTCATCTATTTAAAATAAAAGCCTCCACAAATTACAATGTTTTTAGAAGCTCCTTaaagtacagtactgtattttattCACCATCCTCAATTGTCCAGCCATAAAATCACCCTAGCAACATAAATAGCCCTTGTTCTGGTATCAACATATTTCACCCGTTGTAGGCCCTTCAATGACAGACACTTTACACCTCGAATCTACTTATAACCTAGCCCAGAGAACTATATCCGGCTTTTATCAAGTGGTGCTAGAGGCTtttagcatgagctaaattctccaatgctcatagaattcatgagcgtcagagcacttacctcaacGGCCcatactaaaaacctctagtacaCTTTgttaaaagagagggtaagtctGGAGAAAATCCCCCATGATGTAAAGGTCAGTGAAAAGAAGTAGAGTCGAGCAAAGGACTTTCAACAAGCCAAATTTCCAAGTTTTTATTAGAGAATTTGATGTACCGCTCAGGATGCTAGCtggcagagcagtttacaatatagtaATATACCAGGATTAGTTGTCAGCCGACAAGCTGTTTGGCAGGCAATCTGAGagtatataaatttatttatttcgatttctatcccgttctcccagaagctcagaacgggttacaagtagacattcataatcgtttgaaaacagactagtcatgacaacaaataagtTACactagacaataacagagcttattctagagaccagactggtcatagtgaAGAGTACTagaagaagtatattgaggaggcagtttttaatggcctgaTTGGAGGAAGAGGAAGGGCTTTACTGCTCTgcagaaggtcattagtgagtctaacgagctgatctgtgtgggtagtcggttccatagctgaggtaggaaatggctcaACAATGCACATTTACTGTACATTGATACTTCATGAACCTTAACACAGTGTGTTGACCTCTGAGGCAGGCGCATATGCGCCAAAACACAGTGCCATGTTGGTTCCCCTGTCTACAATAAACATTCATTTTCTGCATATTCTCTTGGTTTGGAAGTCCTTTGCTCACTGATACTTACAACCCAGCACCTCATCAACAACTACAATGCAAACACTGAGCTTGTACGTACCTTCTGTATAGCAAAGTACAGGAACACTAAACAATATAAAGCAGTTTCCAAGACCACTTTGATGGTTGAAGGGTGATAAATTTTGTTCTGACTTGCTTGTTATAAATTGCTTTGAGCTAATCTCAAAATGTGGTGGATCAAATATTCTAATGAACAAAACTAACATTTAGTTTTACTCTAATTTTAACATATAAAAGTATAATAACTTTACCATGAGTAAGAAAGTGGTACTGAAAACCTCTTCTTTGTTTTCTAGGGTATCATTGCGTACCACGTGCCTTACAAAGGAATATGCATTCTTGCCAGAATGGACAAAAAGACATTTCCAGGTTTAGGAGattttgaaacaatggttcatgACAAAAGGGTAATTAATTAATATGAATGTAcatacaatatggggctcataattgaaacagaaatacgtctaaaaacccacccaaaatcggcacttggatgatcaaaaagacaggttgtccaagtgccaataattgaaacgggtttttagaatatccagggacattttgggcctctgaatcctgatgtgtgcccagagctgaaaggggtgtttttaaaggagtggttagggcgggatgtgggccgacctagacttagtcatactgtagggataatcgaaagttttacaaggctgcctggatggaacttatacactgtgtcttaggcgatctaaaattagttataagtgcccaaaaggtatccaaagtgaccagataaccactgataACACTCCCCCAGTGAACTCAGataacactcccccagtgatcaatgaccccctcacactgccataaaaattggaataaaaacatacatacctgcctccagaacatcagcacctagcataggaaagcctagcagagctgcacagaggtggtttaagtagtctggggggtgggctaatgaaccatagagaggagaacccagccccataagccactctaaacactacatttatggtggaaaatgtgaggccaccaaaaaaccccaaaactctactctactgccatataggtgcctcctgcagccataagggctattggggttgtagacaggtaggtatagtaggttttgaggggctcaacattacttatatgagagttgtggtgagatgtttatgagGCACccgttttgtgaagttcacagcagggcctgtaaggtaccccactgctgtGTTGCCAGGTCTGGGGGacatccatcactttgctgacccctcccatgtccaaaaggtcttgttctaggcgtttgggatttggacaattttttggatgagaatgtggtataaacatagacatactagcggtctggatgatcaaatggctggacgtagaagtagacaattttcagaaaaaaaatattttggatatacttttcaagaatggacattctgccgctgccaactttgggtgactaatGCCCTACGtctaaatcagacttagacgtttcttttgattatggccctccacgtGTTTTTATGTTGATCTGTCAGAATATGAAGGACCTACTAAGATGGGGCATTTGAGACTAACTCTGGGAAAAAGTAACTAAAGTATTGGATCAAAATATTgagaactagtcttatagcccgttacattaacgggtgctagaatatatgtgtatgtgtctgtctttatttctttctctctctctctcgccttagctgctttctgtatttctgtctttctttctttctgtctttctttttccttggctcatcccttgcctgctccccctgtccattctaccttccttttacctcccctgtgtccaccaccaccccttcaccactctccttatccagcagcagcccttctccctttgttttacctccccccctgtccagcaacatctctttcctgctccccctgtccagcagtaggccttccttcctttttctcccccccctgtccatcagtacctcttcccctgtccatcagcacctctttcctgctccccctgtccagcagtatgcatccctttctttttcttcccaccCTGTCCCAGCaccttttcccctgtccagcagcacctctttcctgctcccctaaccagcagtaggcctcccttcctttttcttcccctcctgtccatcaacaccttttcccctgtccagcagcacctctttcctgctccccctgtccagcagtacgcctccctttttttctgcccccccctgtccataagcaactcttcccctgtccagcagcaccccttacctctgtTTGCGTCTTCCCTCCGCCGACTGCCACCTcaagctgccgcggcctgcaggcaccgaaagccgccgcggcctgcaggcgctGACAGCCACCGTGGCCTGCAGACGTCGACAGCCGCCACGTGCGTCTGAAGTCGACAGCCAGCAGCCGCCTCTGAAACGTTTCCGCCACCACTGCTTGAAAGGCCCGCAGAACCGAAGGCGTCCTGGAGTCCTggtgtcgcgcatgcgcactcttaccggccACAGCCCGAACACGGCGAACACGGCGAACACGGCGATAagagtgcgtatgcgcgcttagcattttattatataggatggctgATTTTTCATGTCATGGATACATAAGCAATGCAAAAGTTGCATGTTTGATCTTCtataacccacccacctccccttttatgaagccacattaggcttttttatcactggccacaaTAAAAGAGCCTAACACAACTACATAAAAGGAGGTGGGGGGATTAATTTTATATTATTACTTATAAATAAAAGAATGGGGTTGGACTGTAGTgttacaaattgtttgctctaactcaggggtgtccaacctgcggccccgtgaagtattttgtgcggccccggtcgagggtgatgcagtgttttcctctgctgcccctgggtgtttaccgtcttgccggctccctcctgtgtcttgctgcagcatttttgaggccccaaaaacatttttttttggccaatgaggcccagggaagccaaaaggttggacacccctgctctaactgaATTCTTTAAAATATCATTTTTTGTTCTGGcgaccttttcccagagatgatCACATTTCTAACTTCTGCCTTactttacgagggggtgctgaaaaattctcagcctaaccaaacaatttcctaaattctgagtgtttaaaaaaaaaaaaaaacattcaataaAGCAATAGCATGCACAGGCTGAATGCCAACATTCAATACATCACCAAACCCTCTCCCCTCCTTGCAAAAGAACACCAATTCCCACCCACTCCCTCAGctgagtttttattttatttatttcttaaaaaaaattatataccaccTTTAAACAAAACGGTTTCCATAGAAATAAAGACCAACCAAATAATTGGTAAGACAGTGAAACAATTGTCCTTCTCCCATGTTAGTCAAGCTATGCCTCTCCAAGTGCCATACGGAAGCCAGATCCGATGGAAGGAACCACAAGTGTCATACTTTAAACCTCTTAATTTGGACATCACATATATATGGCCCACTTTAAGAAGATCAGTCTGTGAGGGAAGAATGTCCCTTTCCCAAAATGAAGCCATACAAAGTCTGGCCGCTGTGGCAACCAAAGCGATGAAACGAGCTTGTTCCTTCTCCAATCCCTCAGCAGGCTTATTGAGAAGGTAAACATCCATTTGTAATGGTACGTGATGTCTTAAAACTGTTCAATAATGGCTGAACCATCCCCCAAAACAGAACTTTAGGACAGTCCCACAAGACATGTTTAAATGTCCCCTCTGCTCCACAGTCTCTCCAGCATTTGCCATCCCCATGTGAGAACAAGAGATATAATTTTACAGAGGTATAACAGCACTGAAATAACATCTTATACTCTTGTTCAATCAAAGGAATAGCCAAGGAAATTCAAAGCAAAGCATGGTACAAGTGCTCCCACTGATGTTGTCAAACCTAGGAGCTCTTCCCATTTACTCTCCTACAACCAGGCCAGTGGGCTTTAtatagtctagagcagtgttcttcaaccgccggtctgcagactGGGCCAGTCCACAagaatttcctgccagtccgtgAAGAATTAGTGTCCATCCTCCTtccggcttggctgctccttatcttcagcgccTGCTGCACTTGTTTGCCAGGACAGCGCACAGTGGCTGACCCGGTAGAAGGAACAGCGTCTGGAGTTAGCCTAACCTTGAAGATGGGCGATTTCAAATTTGTAAACagttgttataaataaacaacaaaaagcGGAAAACAACCACCGTCGTTATCATGAAAGAAAGTTTGTGAAACAGTCAtcttcaataatttcctgaaaATTTTATATAAAGATGGAAGTTGAAACCAGCATCTACTAGGATTGTGATACCCTGAGTCTGGTATTGTGGAGTTCTCCcctatttctttgtaatctatccctgtcCCAATAAAGAATAGTTCCTACTAGAACTCATAAAAATATGGTACTACAACTATTAATTATTtgtatagcactaccagacgtacgcagcgctgtacagagtcacaaagaagacagtcctggctcgaaagagcttacaatctaaacagacaagacagacgaacaggatatcatggatacagttaaggggaacggttaatctgctggcttggTTGGTacgcagtggggagtagggttatggattgaagactatatcaaaaaggtgggttttcagtttggaagggaaggggcgtctggaattggcagtgtaagagaagggtacagctaagagcagcttatctgaggaacggagttctctaggaggtgtataaggagagaggagagatattgaggggcagcagaatgaacacacttgtaggtcagcatccagtctgcccatccgtagtaaccattatttcttcatctctctaagagatcccacgtgcctatcccactgCACATACACCCAGCCTGACCACAACACAGTGACTGGAATTCCCTGTCTTACCCTACTCTGGGTTATGAATGCTAATTATACAGCTTTCCCAAACTAAGCTGGTTCAAGCTAGGATATCAAACCCAGCTCTTCCATACTGCAATGCACAGCACAGTGCCCTGAAAGGAGTATttcattatatatatatgtgaTCTTTTACTTAAATTACAAACAACTACTACTATACATTacatatatagtgctgaaaggcgtacgcagcgctgtacattttgacatttatagatggtccctgctcggaagagcttacagtctaacttggacagacagacatgacatatagggttggtgaatggggatacagaacccaaggagagaggagttgaaagcactctcgaactgggccttgaacactgccgaGACAGAGCCCAcctagggattcgggcagcttgttccaagcatatggcacagcaaggtagaaggaacAGAGTccggagttggcagttgaagagaagggcacagataggaggtaGGCAGAGCTCATGGGGTGGGGGGAACACAAGCAAAgtgagatagtgaggggcagccgagtgagtgcatttgtaggtcagtaagaggagtttgaattgtattcagaaatggatgggaagccaatgaaattACAAATTAACCCTTTATGTGGCATTGCTGCTCAGAAGTAACATGTGCTTTCTATGGCTtttgtgggagatctgcatctccaaatgcctgttacttgacactgttgctctcgttcaacatcatttatttatttattcaattttctatactgttctcccaggggagttcagaacagtttacatgaatttattcaggtactcaagcatgtttccctgcctgtcctgttgggctcacaatctatctaatgttcctggggcaaagggggggattaagtgacttgcccaaggtcacaaggagcagcatgggtttgaacccacaacctcagggtgctgaggctgtagctttaaccactgcgccacacttaaAGCAACCATTTCACCatttgccaattaaagggttaataaaAATAACCTGCATTCTTCTgcaactttttttatttatttatttatgtgatGAAAACTATGGGCCCTACTCAAAATGACTTTTTCTCAATTCTGAAAAAAGACCATAAAAGAGTTTCATTGTTCAATGTCCCCTGTTGCTTCCTTTACAATGCTCGGTGGGATATCCGGGGGGAAGTGATGTTTTAGCCATGCCTGCTAACTCTCCGTTATCTCTCATTATGCCATAGGAGATGCGAAAAGAACTGCGCGCCCTGCGCAAACACTATGAAATCACTAGCTCCATGATCCCAAACCTCAGTGAATTTAGTGGGGCCATTCAAGGAATGTGTTGGGGGCTTCCCACCTATTGGGCCACGGAGTATGAACGTAAGTTGAACTCCAAATTGTatgcaagaaaaaaaaggaaaaaagtactgAACTGCATAAGGCCAATTCAGAATAAGGTCAATTTAGAATCATTCATGCATTTGAGAGGCTAAATGCAAAGATGTCAAAAACAGATCATCATGGAAGTAATTTTGTAAggttttagggcctcttctattaaactgcgctagcagttttctagtgcggggagctgtgctgaatggcccacgctgctcccgacgctcatagagttcctatgagcattgggagcagcacgggccattcagcgcgaatGTCTGCAATAAAAACtgttagcacagtttaatagaaaaggGAGCTAGACAGGCAGTAAGATGGTGGTCAAAAGTGTGGTTGAAAGCTGAGGTAAAAATTCTGTGTCATAATTGATTCCAGTCTGCAATCTAGACACATACATAAATGTGGGCTATATACataataaataaaagataaatataagTGCAGCCAGCAAAGCACCAAAGTGTACGTTTTACATTTCAAAGCTAGAAAAGTTACCTGTGGGGACTAAGCACAGTTATCCCCTCAAACGCTCACCTCAGGCCttggtaaaaaaacaaaccaaaccacaTTTTGCAGGAGGTCATGTTTGCTTTGCGCAAGGAGCAAAAGCCAATGAGGACATTTTTGGAAATCTTCATGTATATTTCCAATGCCCAGGTTATTTACGAATTAATACATTAGCCAACCTTCTGCATCACTGGCAGGATTTCAAAATATACTTGAGATTAATTTAAATGAAGGTGATGCGTTTTTCTAAAATTAAGAATTCTTCAACCTTCAATGTTTATTTGTACAGTTctgtattttaaaaattcaataaatatttttttaaaaaaggaacacaaaaaaaaaattatttttatgatgagttttctttttcttttccaaacaCTCCTTTTTTCTCTTGAAATTGCAGGACCAAGACCACTGATCGACGCTAGCGGCTGTTCAGGACTGAAGTTCCTGTTCCTGGAGGTTGGGTTGTGTGGTGATATTCGCCTCTTCTAATCACCCTTCATCATGAGACAAACAAAACCTAAGTCCCTAACTGCTTTATTATGTTCTGTGTAATTTTGTATTCACCCATCAAGAAATGTATTATCCTAATCcagtaggtcaggttttcaacatacatgagataaatttgcaggcACTGTCTCCCctgtatgcaaatgtatctcatacatattcattgcgattattcttgaaaacctgactgactgggtgtgttccaaggactgggttgTGAACCCtgcattagtccaataaaaagatattgCCTTATTTTTTTTGCTGTTGACCTTTTTTTCACACCTACTCAGATGGTATAATACAGCAACCATGTGACTTTATCCATTAAAAACTGGAAATTATATCCTTGTGTCCCCAATCTCTTGCTTCTTTCCATTTTATTATCCTATAAGCTGTTGTAACACCGATGTATATTATATGATTTCTGTTAAATTGTATATCTACCTCATTGCCCAAAATCTTTGCTGTGATTAATATTAGAGAATgagacggtgacaaaattcatcaccgttcccgtccccgtggataaccacggt
Coding sequences:
- the LOC117362072 gene encoding gastrokine-1-like, with the translated sequence MKTVVLVGFLLGIFLTPSSADEAIQIINKGDDGGSVYQTVNINKQVNVAVFNLYSGRHSSNAVFDYNQGIIAYHVPYKGICILARMDKKTFPGLGDFETMVHDKREMRKELRALRKHYEITSSMIPNLSEFSGAIQGMCWGLPTYWATEYERPRPLIDASGCSGLKFLFLEVGLCGDIRLF